From the genome of Malus domestica chromosome 04, GDT2T_hap1, one region includes:
- the LOC103433972 gene encoding guanosine nucleotide diphosphate dissociation inhibitor 2-like isoform X3, whose amino-acid sequence MLALICSSCLVRKVGKVARVIAIMSHPIPNTNESHSVKVILPQKQSDEIYAETDHLETELKPGIDLLGPVDEIFFKTYDIYEPVNEPTLDNCFISTSYDATTHFESTVLDVLNMYTLITGKVIDLSVDLSEAKE is encoded by the exons ATGCTCGCCCTCATCTGCTCATCTTGTCTG GTTAGGAAGGTTGGTAAGGTTGCAAGAGTTATTGCCATCATGAGCCACCCAATTCCAAACACCAATGAATCTCACTCAGTGAAAGTTATCCTGCCACAAAAGCAGTCAGATGAGATAT ACGCAGAGACTGATCATCTCGAGACTGAGCTAAAGCCAGGGATTGACCTTTTAGGGCCTGTTGACGAGATATTTTTTAAGACTTATGACATATATGAACCTGTTAATGAACCAACTTTGGACAATTGCTTTATATCAACT AGTTATGATGCCACAACACACTTTGAGTCCACTGTCTTGGATGTACTCAACATGTACACCTTGATAACAGGGAAG GTTATTGACCTCAGTGTGGACCTAAGTGAAGCAAAAGAATGA
- the LOC103433972 gene encoding guanosine nucleotide diphosphate dissociation inhibitor 2-like isoform X2, which produces MSHPIPNTNESHSVKVILPQKQSDEICIFYVAPTLTMLPLKGKFIAFVSTDAETDHLETELKPGIDLLGPVDEIFFKTYDIYEPVNEPTLDNCFISTSYDATTHFESTVLDVLNMYTLITGKVIDLSVDLSEAKE; this is translated from the exons ATGAGCCACCCAATTCCAAACACCAATGAATCTCACTCAGTGAAAGTTATCCTGCCACAAAAGCAGTCAGATGAGATAT GTATCTTTTATGTTGCTCCTACTCTCACAATGTTGCCCCTAAAGGGAAAATTTATTGCATTTGTATCAACAGACGCAGAGACTGATCATCTCGAGACTGAGCTAAAGCCAGGGATTGACCTTTTAGGGCCTGTTGACGAGATATTTTTTAAGACTTATGACATATATGAACCTGTTAATGAACCAACTTTGGACAATTGCTTTATATCAACT AGTTATGATGCCACAACACACTTTGAGTCCACTGTCTTGGATGTACTCAACATGTACACCTTGATAACAGGGAAG GTTATTGACCTCAGTGTGGACCTAAGTGAAGCAAAAGAATGA
- the LOC103433972 gene encoding guanosine nucleotide diphosphate dissociation inhibitor 2-like isoform X1, giving the protein MLALICSSCLVRKVGKVARVIAIMSHPIPNTNESHSVKVILPQKQSDEICIFYVAPTLTMLPLKGKFIAFVSTDAETDHLETELKPGIDLLGPVDEIFFKTYDIYEPVNEPTLDNCFISTSYDATTHFESTVLDVLNMYTLITGKVIDLSVDLSEAKE; this is encoded by the exons ATGCTCGCCCTCATCTGCTCATCTTGTCTG GTTAGGAAGGTTGGTAAGGTTGCAAGAGTTATTGCCATCATGAGCCACCCAATTCCAAACACCAATGAATCTCACTCAGTGAAAGTTATCCTGCCACAAAAGCAGTCAGATGAGATAT GTATCTTTTATGTTGCTCCTACTCTCACAATGTTGCCCCTAAAGGGAAAATTTATTGCATTTGTATCAACAGACGCAGAGACTGATCATCTCGAGACTGAGCTAAAGCCAGGGATTGACCTTTTAGGGCCTGTTGACGAGATATTTTTTAAGACTTATGACATATATGAACCTGTTAATGAACCAACTTTGGACAATTGCTTTATATCAACT AGTTATGATGCCACAACACACTTTGAGTCCACTGTCTTGGATGTACTCAACATGTACACCTTGATAACAGGGAAG GTTATTGACCTCAGTGTGGACCTAAGTGAAGCAAAAGAATGA